One Pyrus communis chromosome 4, drPyrComm1.1, whole genome shotgun sequence genomic region harbors:
- the LOC137731798 gene encoding 5'-deoxynucleotidase hdd1 has translation MALNSPTRCAAPLTRSVPPRSPLAFFNRTFSRPGFSTEVPAARLVSVRCQAPSPDGFASKRSVNLDESEASIGSSGSSSASSAIDFLTLCHRLKTTKRKGWINQGIKGPESIADHMYRMALMSLIAGDVPGLNRERCIKIAIVHDIAEAIVGDITPSDGVPKAVKSKMEQEALDEMCLVLGGGIRAEEIKELWSEYENNSSIEANLVKDFDKVEMILQALEYEMEHGKVLDEFFISTAGKFQTELGKSWAAEIIARRNSRLGNTRD, from the exons ATGGCGCTTAATTCCCCAACCCGCTGCGCGGCTCCACTGACCCGCTCTGTTCCACCTCGTTCGCCTCTCGCTTTCTTCAATCGGACCTTCTCCAGACCCGGATTTTCCACCGAAGTCCCGGCCGCCAGGCTCGTCTCCGTTCGTTGCCAGGCGCCCAGTCCGGACGGCTTCGCGTCCAAGCGCTcagtgaatttggacgaatccGAAGCTTCGATTGGGTCCTCGGGTTCTTCATCCGCGTCCTCCGCCATTGATTTTCTCACATTGTGTCACCGTCTCAAG ACCACAAAAAGGAAGGGTTGGATCAATCAGGGAATAAAGGGTCCAGAGTCCATCGCAGATCACATGTACCGCATGGCTTTGATGTCTTTGATTGCTGGTGACGTTCCAGGATTGAATAGAGAAAG GTGTATCAAGATAGCAATTGTGCATGACATCGCAGAAG CTATTGTCGGAGATATAACACCATCCGATGGTGTACCGAAAGCAGTAAAGAGTAAAATGGAGCAAGAAGCATTGGATGAAATGTGTTTAGTTCTCGGTGGAGGGATTAGGG CTGAAGAGATCAAAGAACTTTGGTCAGAGTATGAAAATAATTCGTCCATAGAGGCTAATCTTGTGAAAGATTTTGACAAA GTTGAAATGATTCTGCAAGCATTGGAATACGAAATGG AACACGGAAAGGTGCTGGATGAGTTCTTCATTTCGACAGCAG GCAAATTCCAAACTGAACTAGGAAAGAGTTGGGCAGCTGAGATCATTGCTAGAAGAAATTCACGGTTGGGCAATACTCGCGACTGA